The following coding sequences lie in one Rutidosis leptorrhynchoides isolate AG116_Rl617_1_P2 chromosome 4, CSIRO_AGI_Rlap_v1, whole genome shotgun sequence genomic window:
- the LOC139840971 gene encoding uncharacterized protein: MEGTNGNNGGMINGMERLVGNNYKYWKMCMEAYLQGQYLWELVVGSDAIIPVETLEQGESRRKWKIKCGKALFALRTSISKEFIEHVRDLNSPKEVWDTLEKLFTKKNTARLQFLENELAISRQEEIDTNDKISESRLRRYLIRGLKKEYVPFITSIHGWATQHSVEELENLLSNQEAFAKQMVKGFENDACGKVGHIKSYCRSKVTKANVACSSNDDDEVKWEQCFTVDTVVKKNQWIIDSGCSHHVTGDGTLLHDVRDHNQNRVVITAYNSTHPVKNEGNAIIDVNHNTFTLEDVYLVPKLTKNLVSVPQITESGKHGLFGPTDVKVLENVKEIVGDVLFTGEKKGSLFVLSAGEAYVKKTSQTDNGAIWHA, from the exons ATGGAAGGCACAAATGGTAACAATGGTGGTATGATCAATGGCATGGAAAGACTTGTAGGTAACAACTATAAGTATTGGAAGATGTGTATGGAGGCTTATCTCCAAGGTCAATATCTATGGGAACTTGTGGTCGGAAGCGATGCCATAATTCCCGTAGAAACTCTTGAGCAAGGCGAGTCACGAAGAAAATGGAAGATTAAGTGTGGGAAGGCTCTCTTTGCGTTGAGGACATCAATTAGCAAAGAGTTCATAGAACACGTTCGTGATCTTAACTCGCCAAAGGAGGTTTGGGATACTCTTGAGAAACTCTTTACCAAGAAGAATACCGCAAGGTTGCAATTCTTGGAAAATGAGTTAGCAATCTCAAGACAAGAAG AGATTGATACAAACGATAAAATTAGTGAATCTCGGTTGCGAAGATATTTAATTCGTGGGTTGAAGAAAGAGTATGTTCCATTCATAACCTCTATACATGGGTGGGCTACTCAACATTCGGTTGAAGAATTGGAGAATTTACTCTCTAATCAAGAAGCTTTTGCCAAACAAATGGTCAAAGGATTTGAAAATGATGCG TGCGGGAAGGTTGGTCACATCAAGAGTTATTGTCGTTCTAAAGTCACAAAAGCAAACGTGGCTTGTTCAAGCAACGATGATGATGAAGTCAAATGGGAGCAATGTTTTACCGTTGATACGGTTGTTAAGAAAAATCAATGGATTATTGATTCGGGTTGCTCTCATCATGTGACCGGTGATGGAACTCTTCTTCATGATGTTAGAGATCACAATCAAAATCGAGTTGTAATCACGGCCTACAACTCAACTCATCCGGTTAAAAATGAAGGTAATGCTATTATTGAtgttaatcataatacttttacttTGGAAGATGTTTATCTTGTTCCTAAATTGACCAAGAATCTAGTTTCGGTACCTCAAATTACCGAATCCGGGAAGCATGGTCTTTTTGGTCCAACGGATGTGAAAGTCCTTGAAAATGTCAAGGAGATTGTGGGTGATGTTCTTTTCACGGGAGAAAAGAAAGGTTCTTTGTTTGTGTTGTCCGCAGGTGAAGCTTATGTGAAGAAAACAAGCCAAACCGACAACGGAGCTATTTGGCATGCATGA